The Candidatus Paceibacterota bacterium genomic interval AAGTTGATCGAGTTGAGAAAGTTTTGAAACTGGGCAATGATAGCGCCCTGTTCGTCAGCCGATTTGAGAGCAAAGTTGAGGGAAGAGGTGAGGACAATGGCTCGCATAGAGTTGTCTTTCAAGACAAGCACCCCATCACGGACTTCTTTGATGGGTACAAATTGCTGAGTTGCTTTGGAAGGAATGCTTGTGCTTGAGGCCATAGCTCTATTATATAGTAAAAAAGAAATAAAAACTTGTGTAAAAACAGTGTCTGAAATTAAAGGGTGAAATATTAAAAAGGATTTTTACTCCCGCGCCTCATACCCTGCCCCACTCCCAGGCTTTTTGACTCGTGCGAGTAGATTGTTTCGTTAACATCAAGGCTCCAGGACAAATCCTTGAGCTTACTTTCGGAGAGTTTTGGCACAAAAAGGCCTTTGGTCACATCGGTGCCGTCATCCTCATCTTCGTGGCCAGGCCCGCCTTTTTTAGCCTGATCCTTGGGCGCTATTTTTTTGTCCTCTTTTTTCCAGATGTAAAGTTTGTTGCCTATAAAATAAGTGATGGCTGACTCCACCACATCAATAAAAGGGCGATTGTTTACTTTATAAAAAGCCAAAGCGAGGGCTAGGCCAAGAATAGGCAAGGCAAAAATCGGTCCAATGAAAGCTGGCAAGACTCTCCAGACAAGATAGGCCCCAGCTACGCCTCCCACAAGATAGACAAACTGCTTGAAGGTGAAAGGGCCAAAAATCTTGTCTTCAACCTCGATAAATTGGGGTACTTGGAATCTCATGCTCCTAGTTTAGCAAATTCTGAGGCAGTAAGGGAGACGTAGTGTTCGAGACTCTGCTCAAGTTTAATGGTCTTTTGACGATTTGAGTGGATATCGTCTTTCATGATGCTCATATCGACCTTGATTGAGGCTATGTTTTCTTCAATAGATTCGACACGGCTTTCTATGGCCTCAAGACGTTTTTCTATACGGTCGAATCTTTTATCCACCTGGTCAAATTTATTTTCTACATAAACCCTAAGGTCTAGGATTGCTTCTAAAATAGTATCTTCTTTTGGCATTTAATTGAATTATCGTACATCTAAAGTGTGCACGCTACTAGCAAGCCTAGCAGATATGTGTTCAAGTTTCTGCCAAGGAGGCTTAAAGAAAGGCTAAATTTTAAAGTATCTTAAGGTGCCTTTAGAACTGTTCTCGATAAGGATCGACAGCGTATTTTTTAGTTTCAGCTTGAGGAGCTTCTGAGGGCACAGCTGGCGAGGGGCTACTTTTTTCATTGATTACAATTTCTTTTTTGGGTACCTGAATAGTCTCAGCCATTTTTTGGACCGTGAGGGATTGATTGCGGATAGAAGTCATGGGGGTTGTGCCAGAGATTGTGGTGGGTGTGTTTGGAGGGCGTACGGCAGAAGCATTTGCTGTAGGCAGACTCGAATTCTTTGGAGTAGGTGTCGGATTTTCGATTTCGTTTAAAACGTCTTCTTTATTAAGATCTTTATGTTCACTTTCTTCCCCTCCCATCTCAACAAGGGTGTGTTTTAAGGGTTTAAGAATCTTTTCATCGATCTCTGCTGCAATTTTTTCAGCTTCACCCTCTGGTATTTCCAAAACATCTCTTATTTTTTGAGTAAAATCAGCAGAAAATATTTTACCAGAAATCAAAGCCCGGGTTTCTTGTTCAAGGCTATCAATTTTATTTATCATTAAATCAAAATCAGCCCCAATTTCTTGGATAGCAATGATATAGTTAGCGGATTCGAGATATTTTTTAATTTCTTCAGGCATATTTTTCTTATTATTTTAAGTTTAGAAGTCTAGGCCCTCTCCGTCATGGTGGGCCCCCCCTCTTAGCCACTGTTCAACAGGAGAACCAGCAGCATGAGCAGCCAAAAGCTGAGCCCTGAGGCCAGCACGTTCAGTCTGGGTTGTTTCTTCTTTAATTTTCTTAATCATACTTACATTTAGATGGGGTACGACATTTACATGTCCAAGAGTTGTCATTGGTAATTGAGCGACTTCAGATGGATGAAGGTTGCCCAAGGCCCCATGGACACCCGCACCAGCAGTTACTGCGGCCTGCAGTGGAGCCATACGAGC includes:
- a CDS encoding PrgI family protein, translated to MRFQVPQFIEVEDKIFGPFTFKQFVYLVGGVAGAYLVWRVLPAFIGPIFALPILGLALALAFYKVNNRPFIDVVESAITYFIGNKLYIWKKEDKKIAPKDQAKKGGPGHEDEDDGTDVTKGLFVPKLSESKLKDLSWSLDVNETIYSHESKSLGVGQGMRRGSKNPF